The DNA region GGCCAGGACGCGCACGTAGAACGCGTCGACGGCCGCCTTGATGGCCGGCACGCCGCCGAGGCGCTCGAACAGGGTGGTGAGCGGCACGGCCGCCACGGTCGCAGTGGACATCGGGGGGAGCTCCTTGTCGTCGGCCGCGGCCGCTCTAGTGGGCGCGCTCGCCCGCATCGCTGCCGTCGACGACGGCCGCGCGCTCCTCGTCGAGGAGCAGCAGCAGGCGGTCCTTCAGCTTGTACACGCCGCGCACCAGGTCGCGCGTCGGCCCGGCCAGCGTGTCCGGCGCCTGCTCGAACTGGGCCTCGGCAACCTCGACGACGTCGCCGATCTCGTCGACCAGCAGGCTGACGACGCCGTCGGACGTGCGGACCACCACGTTCATCGGCAACGCGCCGTCCTTGCGGTCGGCGAGCCCGAGGCGGCGCCGCAACTCGATCGCGGTGACGATCTGGCCCCGCAGGTTGATCAACCCCTCGACGACGGGCGGCGCCAGCGGGATGCGGGTGAGCTCCTGGTACCGGATCACCTCCTGCACCTTGAGCACCTCGACGCCGAAGTACAGCTGGTCCAGCATGAACGTCGCGACCTGGCGCGGAGGGGTCCGCTGGTCGGTGGCATGGGCGAATTCACTGGGCGTCATGACGGACCTCACGCGACCGCGGCTTCGAAGAGCCCGGCATCGGCGATGACGGCATCGGCATCGAGCAGGTCGGTGACCTGCTGCTGCAGCACGGTCGACCCGATGATGCCGCGGCGGCGATGCCGCTGGTCGACCACCACCACCTGCTGCACGATGTCGACGATGCGCTCGACGATCAGCCCGACGTGCTGGTCGTGGAACGAGAAGACGATGACCTGCAGCGGGTCGACCTGAGCCTCCGGCCGGTGGAAGTAGCGCGCCAGCGAGACGAGCGGCAGGATCTCGCCGCGGTACTGCACCACGGTCCGGTCGCCCGACTGCTCGAGCAGGCTGCGCGGGAACTCCTCGAGGCGGGCGACCAGCGACAGCGGCAGCGCCATGCGGTCGCGCTCGGAGGCCTGGAAGACCAGCAGCGTGCGCGTGTCCTCCGAGGTCGACGCGGCGGCCTCGGAACTCGCGGCGGCGGCGTTGCCGGACGACCGTGTCTCGGAGACGACCTGCGCCATCTGGCCGAGGCCGAGCACGTCGAGGATCAGCGCCACCCGCCCGTCGCCCATGATCGTCGCGCCGGCGAAGGCGGTGAGGCCCTTGAGCTGCTTGCCGAGCGGCTTGACCACAATCTCCTCGGTGTCGTGCACCGTCTCGACCACCAGCCCGAACTGCCGCTGGTCGGCCTTGAGCACCACGATGTTGACCGCATCGTCGGTCGTGTTGACCGGGTCGAGGCGCAGCGCCGAGTGCAGGTGGACGAGCGGCAGGAGGTTGCCGCGCAGGCGATAGAACAGCGCCTTGCCGATCCGCTCGATGCCCGACGAGGCCTGCATGCCCTCGAGGCGCACCAGCTCGAGGAGGCTGACCTGCGGGATGGCGAAGCGCTCGCCGCCCGAGGAGACCATCAGCGCCGGGATGATGGCCAGGGTGAGCGGGATCTTGATCTTGAGCGTCGTGCCGCTGCCGGCCACGCTCTGGATGTCGACGGTGCCGCCGATCTTCTCGATGTTCGTCTTGACGACGTCCATCCCGACGCCACGGCCCGACACGTTGGTGATCTTCTCGGCGGTCGAGAACCCCGGCAGGAAGATCAGCTTGATGACGTCGTGGTCCGAGAGGCGCTGCGACTGGTCGGTGGTGACCAGGCCGCGCTGCAGCGCGCGCTGCCGCACCTTCTCGGCGGCGATGCCGGCGCCGTCGTCACTGATCTCGATGTTGATCTGCCCACCCTCGTGGAAGGCCCGCAGCCGGATGGTGCCCTCGGCGCGCTTGCCGCGCGCGATGCGGTCGGCCGGCGACTCGATGCCGTGGTCCACCGAGTTGCGGATGATGTGGGTGAGCGGATCCTTGATCGCCTCGATGATCGTGCGATCGAGGTCGGTCTCCTTGCCCTCCATCTCGATGCGGACCTGCTTGCCGCACATCGAGGCGAGGTCGCGGACGACGCGCGGGAACTTGCTCCACACGTTGCCGATCGGCTGCATGCGCGTCTTCATGACGCCTTCCTGCAGCTCGGAGGTGACCAGGTTCAGGCGCTGCGTCGCGTTGACGAAGGAGGCGTCGTTCTGCGTGGTGGTGAACTGCAGGATCTGGTTGCGCGCCAGCACCAGCTCGCCGACCAGGTTCATCAGCTTGTCGACCAGGCCGACGTCGACCCGCAGCGAGCTGTCGGACACGGCGCCCTTGCGATCGTCGGTGGTCACCGGCTCGGCGTCCTCGGCATGCGCCACGACGGCCTCGGCCACCGGAGCCGGGGGCGGCGGGGCCGGTGCGGCCGGCGCGGCGGCGGACGGCACTTCGACGACGGCGGGCGCGGCGACGGGCGGCGCCGCGGGAGCGGCCACCGTCCTGGCGGCCTGGCCCTTCTGCTCGTTCAGTTCCTGCAGCCGCTGGATGACGGCGGTGTAGTCGGCATCGCCCTCGGCCCCCGTGCTCTCGATGGCCGCCAGGATCTCGCGGATGGCGTCCACCATGCCCAGCAGGCCCGTGGTGATGTCGGCATCGAGCACCATGTCGCCATCGCGCAGGCGGCTCAGGAGGCTCTCGCCCACGTGGCTCACGCCCTCGAGCTTGGTGAAGCCGAGGAAGCCGCAGGTCCCCTTGATCGTGTGGATGGCCCGGAAGACGCTGCCGAGCGTCTCGCGGTTGCGCGGATCCTTCTCCAGCTCCACCAGGTCCTGATCGAGCCGATCCAGGCCCTCGTGGCTTTCGATCAGGAATTCTCGAATGAGATCGTCGGACTCGCTCACGGCGTTGCCTCCGCGCCAGGGTGCCGAAGGGCAGTCTGGCTACGCACAGGAATCGACTGTCGGATTGCAGTCTTGAATGTGACTGCCCCGCCGATGCCTGCGATGTCGGTGCTGAGCTTCAAGGGACGTGCCAGGCGGAACTGCACGGGTTCGGCCCGGATGGCTGAGGGAATCGCGGGGTCCAGCGGGCGGACTGCCGATGGTGCGTCGACCATGACAGTCCGCCGACATGAACCTGCGATAGGTCCGCGGCGACTTACGCCTTGAACCCGGACACGAGCTGCTGCAGCTCGCTGGCGAGCTTGGCCAGGCCGGCCGACGCGTTCTGCGAGTCGGAGGCGCCGTCGCTCGTGCTGCGCGCCGCCTGGGCGACGCCCGTGATGTTCTGGGCGATCTCCGCCGTGCCGCGCGCCGCCTCGGTGACGTTGCGCGAGATCTCGTTGGCGGTCGCCGTCTGTTCCTCCACCGCGCTGGCGATGGTGCCGGAGATGTCGTTGATCTGGTTGATGATCGCGCTGATCTCGGCGATCGCCTGCGTCGCCCCGCGCGTGTCGCCCTGGATCGCCTCGATCTTCTGGCTGATGTCCTCGGTCGCCTTGGCGGTCTCCTTGGCCAGCTCCTTGACCTCGTTGGCGACCACCGCGAAGCCCTTGCCGGCCTCGCCGGCCCGCGCCGCCTCGATGGTGGCGTTGAGGGCCAGCAGGTTGGTCTGCTGCGCAATCGAGGTGATCACCTTGATCACCTTGCCGATCTCGGCGCTGCTCTCCCCGAGCTTGGTGACCGTGGCGTTGGTGGTGTCGGCGACGCGCACCGCCTGCGACGCCACCTTGGCGGCGTCGGCGGCGTTCTTGGCGATCTCGCGGATGCTCGCGCCCATTTCCTCGGTGCCGGTGGCCACCGTCTGCACGTTGCGGCTCACCTGCTCGGAGGCCGCCGACACGACGTTGGCCTGCGCGGAGGTCTCCTCGGCGTTGGCGCCCATCTGGGTGCTCACCGCCGTGAGTTCCTCGGCCGAGCTCGCCAGGGTGTCGGCATGGGCCGAGATCTGCAGCAGCAGCTGCTTGAGGCGTTCCTGCTGCCGGACGCGCTCGGTGATGTCGGTGGCGTACTTGACGACCTTGAACGGGGCGCCGTTCATGTCGAGGATCGGGTTGTACGAGGCCTGAATCCAGACCTCCTTGCCGCCCTTGCCCAGGCGCCTGTACTCGGCGGCCTGGTAGCGGCCGGCCCGGAGGTCGGCCCAGAACTGCTGGTACTCGCTGCTGGCCGCGTAGGCCGGCTCCACGAAC from Luteitalea sp. TBR-22 includes:
- a CDS encoding chemotaxis protein CheW, with protein sequence MTPSEFAHATDQRTPPRQVATFMLDQLYFGVEVLKVQEVIRYQELTRIPLAPPVVEGLINLRGQIVTAIELRRRLGLADRKDGALPMNVVVRTSDGVVSLLVDEIGDVVEVAEAQFEQAPDTLAGPTRDLVRGVYKLKDRLLLLLDEERAAVVDGSDAGERAH
- a CDS encoding chemotaxis protein CheW; amino-acid sequence: MSESDDLIREFLIESHEGLDRLDQDLVELEKDPRNRETLGSVFRAIHTIKGTCGFLGFTKLEGVSHVGESLLSRLRDGDMVLDADITTGLLGMVDAIREILAAIESTGAEGDADYTAVIQRLQELNEQKGQAARTVAAPAAPPVAAPAVVEVPSAAAPAAPAPPPPAPVAEAVVAHAEDAEPVTTDDRKGAVSDSSLRVDVGLVDKLMNLVGELVLARNQILQFTTTQNDASFVNATQRLNLVTSELQEGVMKTRMQPIGNVWSKFPRVVRDLASMCGKQVRIEMEGKETDLDRTIIEAIKDPLTHIIRNSVDHGIESPADRIARGKRAEGTIRLRAFHEGGQINIEISDDGAGIAAEKVRQRALQRGLVTTDQSQRLSDHDVIKLIFLPGFSTAEKITNVSGRGVGMDVVKTNIEKIGGTVDIQSVAGSGTTLKIKIPLTLAIIPALMVSSGGERFAIPQVSLLELVRLEGMQASSGIERIGKALFYRLRGNLLPLVHLHSALRLDPVNTTDDAVNIVVLKADQRQFGLVVETVHDTEEIVVKPLGKQLKGLTAFAGATIMGDGRVALILDVLGLGQMAQVVSETRSSGNAAAASSEAAASTSEDTRTLLVFQASERDRMALPLSLVARLEEFPRSLLEQSGDRTVVQYRGEILPLVSLARYFHRPEAQVDPLQVIVFSFHDQHVGLIVERIVDIVQQVVVVDQRHRRRGIIGSTVLQQQVTDLLDADAVIADAGLFEAAVA
- a CDS encoding PAS domain-containing methyl-accepting chemotaxis protein; the protein is MGTPRNRGALALSSQQTDQTHDADFELLTLRGQLAALDKSQAVIEFEMDGTIISANENFLHALGYRLDEIKGQHHRMFVEPAYAASREYQQFWSDLRAGKYQAAEYKRIGKNGKEVWIQASYNPIIGPDGKPFKVVKYATDTTQSKLQSADYAGQLAAISKAQAVIEFELDGTVRTANDNFLTTLGYRLDEIQGKHHRMFVEPAFAQSREYQQFWADLGAGKFQAAEYKRIGKGGKEVWIQASYNPIFDLNGRPFKVVKFATDITASKLRNADFEGQLAAISKAQAVIEFDLDGTIRTANDNFLATLGYRLDEVQGKHHRMFVEPAYAASSEYQQFWADLRAGRYQAAEYRRLGKGGKEVWIQASYNPILDMNGAPFKVVKYATDITERVRQQERLKQLLLQISAHADTLASSAEELTAVSTQMGANAEETSAQANVVSAASEQVSRNVQTVATGTEEMGASIREIAKNAADAAKVASQAVRVADTTNATVTKLGESSAEIGKVIKVITSIAQQTNLLALNATIEAARAGEAGKGFAVVANEVKELAKETAKATEDISQKIEAIQGDTRGATQAIAEISAIINQINDISGTIASAVEEQTATANEISRNVTEAARGTAEIAQNITGVAQAARSTSDGASDSQNASAGLAKLASELQQLVSGFKA